The nucleotide sequence TGGGTGTCGGTATGAGTGCCTAAAACCACTCGAGTGGGTCCACAACACCCCAGCAGTGACTGTCACACAACCTGACAGCTGCCACCTACACTGAAAATTTTGGACTTTGCTTCTTTGCTTCTTCTCTAGCCACCCAAACCTGCTTGGCTGACTTCTCGCTCAGCAGGGTGGAGGCAGTGGAGCTTTTCAAAGCCACGCTGACCACACAGCTGCAACCCAGACATGCAGACAGCCGAGCAGCATGTGAAGCACAGGCAGCTTTACAGAGCAAGAGGCTCAGGACCAAccctgggagctggtgtgcTATATGAAGCCACTCCCAACCCCGCCACCAACACAGCGCACCCTCTGTCCCTACCTGCTCGTTCTTGTGCTGTGTCATATGCGATTTGAGCTGGAAATAGGTGTTGAATTTGCTGGGGCAGAACTGGCACTGGTAAGAGCTATCAATCAAGACAACCTGCTTGGCTTCCAGTTTGCCTGCCTCGCTCTCATCCAAGGGGCTCATGTCTTGGGGTGGTTCTGCTGGGTTCGTTGAGGGCTGAGTCAAAcctggagaaagggagagacaAAGTCACAGCCTGACCATGAGACAGCTCAGAAAGCTGCTGTTCAAGTGCCATGCTGCCAAGACACACCAGGCCTGACTCTGGGGGCAGGCTCTTACTTCCGAAGACAGATTCTTTAGATCAGATGAATCTCACTCTCTAACAGGGTCGCTTTAAGTCTGTCTACAGATTCTCAAGGGCTCTGACTACTCTATCTTCCTCTGCTTGACCCATTCTCTTTTTCCAGGGACACAACTGCGGAGCAGTCAGCAGGGCAGGCCCCTGCCGGAGAAGCAGAGCTGGATTCACTCCTGTCTCTGGCAGGAGACAGGAGGTAAGATCCAGACAGTAGCAAACAGTCCATGATGTCTGCACGGGGCAGCTCCAGTGGGGCCTCCTCCTCGAAGTGATATTGTCACAGtgtcctcctccctcccactgGGACTGAGGCCACCAGCTGAAAGAGTATCCAGACACAGTCTGCCAGCAAGGAGCTCATCTCTACCTCAAGTATTTTCAGTCGGCCTCTGGGGCCAGACCCAGCTCGGGCATGACTTGCACATTGCAAACCAGCCAGAACACTGGGCTGTGCTAAAACACCGGCTTCTCCGGCCACCAGACCCGAGCTGCCAAGTGAGGCTCATGCGCTGCCAAAGCTGCACCTgccagggagggagaagggggacGACAGCTCGCCCTGTCGACAGGCACATACTGTCTTCACCAGCACCTGAATCCACCACAGCTGGCggcacccaaggatgcacctGCCAGCTGAAGTCGAGCAAATGCGACTCGCTTCTCTAGCGCGTGCTGCTAAACCCCGTGGGAAGAACACAAacagctcctgcctcccctcTCGCCCTGTGTGGAGGTGCAGGGACATGCAGGCTCCTCACACCACCGCTCTGCCCCTGGTACGTGCCACCCCTAGGCAGCAAACCTGCATTCTCCTCGTCCTCTGGCTGGTTGGGATTCAAGGCCATGACCTGCACTGTGATGGAGTTGCGGGAGATGGTGCACCCCAGCCCTGGAGGCCACACTTTATGGGTTTGCATGTGCTTCTTCACATTGGACTTCTGGGCGAAGGCTCGGCCGCACACGATGCACTGGAAGGGCTTCTCGCCTgtgtgactggaggcagaagGCAGCGTGTCAGCAGCGGGCAGCGTGAGGGGGCAGCAcccaggcagggccggggcgggtggctgctgcaggactgTGCTGGGCACTCTGTTTGACCGATCGGCACCTGGACCAGCCAAACAAGGGTTTAAAGACTTGATTAATCAGAGTTAGTGGATTGTGAGAAGCCTGGTGCAACAAGCCTGGTGCACAGACAAAACACTCGTGCTCTGGGGATGACAAGGGATCAAAGGAAGAagtgggagaggaagagagctCTGCGGCATCAGGACATTCATTGTCAGGGTTTCCACACAGACCTCAGGGACACCATCACTTTCTCAGAAGTACAATTCTTTTCCCCCATCACCCCTCTCTCCCCTGCATACATCTCTTCTAGCTTGCAGCCCCTGATCTCCCTGAATTTGCTCTTCCCTGTCCATAGCAGAAAGGTCTTTCTACCCTGCCCTTCTGCTGTAGGAGAAAACACAGACTCTAACACATGGAGTCTGTCATGTGAAGAGTCCGGGCTGTGAAGGGGAGCAAAACCACCACTTGTTTGTTCTCATCTGTCCCAAGACCAACAAGCTCTGCAGAGCGAAACTGAAGATTTCACCTGCCTCCTGCCAGACAAGAGCTCTCTTGTAAGAGGTCCTTATATAGACACTGAGCTTGGCCTATGGTTGGCTAACATCATCAAACATGAAGGCTGCAGCTTGctaaggagggagaggaaagggcaggggcaagcagcagagatgctgctgctccagagatCAGGTGACAACAGGTTTGGCTTTCAAGGTCTCATCAGTGAGGAAAACAAGTCTCCAGTCGCAGCCCATAACCAGCAAGAAGATTACATCCATGATGCAGCCTTCACCCCAGCCACCAGGGAAAAGGTGTACTGGAGGAAGGGGGATGAAGGATCACCTCCCAGTGCTGCACAGATTCTGGGACGTGACAAACACAAGGTCTACTGGACTGTGCAGGCTCCCTCAGAGTCTGGGCTAGTGGCACCATTACCTTCTGATGTGCTGCTGCAGGTCGAAGTTCTTGGTAAAGGCCTTGTCGCAGTAAGTGCATTTCAGCTTGGGGGACTTGGGTTTGCCTGAAAGAACAAGAGCACACACAGGAATGAGAACATGTAGCACAGCACTGTCACCTCAAGACATGTCTATTCAGGGCCAAGAATAAAGGGCTTATGAAAGGATAAGATCTGCCTGGCCAGATTGGGTGGAGGTTACGGGCACAAATATTTATCTAACGTAGCCTGAGCTAACTCCAGAAGTCCTGAGGAGAGTAGCAGTGGAGGGACAGGGCATTCCCTGCAGGCGCTAACTGCTCCAGGGATCCTTCCAGCTGTGTTACACAGCACCTACTTCAAAGGCACGTTGGGCATTGGGAACAGACATAGGATTAGCAAGAGGAAGGGCCCCAGGTCTTTCTGTCTCCCATGAACTCCCCAAGGTCAGCCATCAGCCAGAGAACAGGCATCCAGAAGATCAGTCAGTCACATCATCTATCTGCTGTGATAGGGTATAAACCAATGGAAAAGAGCAGAATCGTGGGCTGTTCTGGGAAACTGGGCACtgagagctgcagcctgcaTGATCATTCACACCTCCGCAGCTGACATGGAAGCCTAGTGTCTGTGTGGCTGTAACTCCGGAAAAAGGGGACGCagttttcctctccttcagCCTGGGCCTCCTCGTCCCTCACCAAGGTTTGCTCACATCACACCAGAATGGGCAGACTCGGCAGTGGAGGATCTGACCCTTTTTCATTCTGGAACGGAGCACACCCCTGTCCTGCCTCACCTGGGGACAGGTGTGTTTACTTCCCAGGCGTTGAAACACACGGCAGGGACAGGCCTGCTGAGCCCTTGGGAAGAGTCTTCAGGGCCAGGCCACATCCAGCCCACCTCCTATGGCCAGGCAGTCTTTCGTGGGTTACACAGACCGATCTCTAACACTTTACTTGGCAGGATCTCCCCATTTCAGGTGTGATCCCATAGGCATGCAGCTGCCCAGATTTAGCACAAGCTTGCCCATGTGATAGCACAGTTAAAGTCCTTCACACACGCTCAGAGGTGACAGACAAGAAGAATGGCCACACTTTCACCTGCTCTTGATAGCCTGGGGCAGAGTATCGTGCTCCTTCTCTGGTGCCACCCCATTGCGCCTGCAGAGCCTGTGGCTCAGCAGCCCACTGCAGGACACGCACAGACTGGTGCAGAAAGGTGCTGTAAGGACACCTACCTTCCTGCAGCCCGCTCTCGTTTTTGCAGCGCCGACTTttggcagcagaggcagaatcaaaaccaaccacGCCGCCTCCTCCTGCGCTGGTCAaaggtgtggaggtgctggtgcttTTGGGCTTGAACCCCTGTTTCCCAGGGCTGTACACAGGAGGGGAAGGGTACACGGGACTCTCCACACACTGGCTTGGTACCTGCAAGAGTGCCACTGATCAGAGGAAATAGCTTTGCTACACAGAGTCACAGTGTCCTGCTCTCCATCCCATCGCCGCAACAGGCTATCAGTCTGGGTGAGTTTTCTGCCTCCTGTCAAACTGGATCAAATTTCTGGTTCCCCAGCCCAGCTACTTGTCTCTaactaaaacaaacaccctGCACAGTGTGAAACTCTCCTGCTGAAAAATCGCAAAGTATCCAAGAGTTATTACAACAGGAACATGACAGCAAAGAAACACTCTGAAGGAGTGGTGGAGTCCCTCATCTGTGTCTTATGCCTAGAAGAGTTTCTCATGTCTCTGGAGGTTACCAGAATGATGAGCCCTGACCCTGTGTGTTGATGCGGTTTGAGAGAATTTCTGTTGCCCACTCCAATAAATTAACGCACAGCATGAAGCATCGAACATCCCCCTCCATTTCTGACCACTGACACCTCCAGATCAGATGCCAGCTACAAAGATAAGGCAGACAAACCTCTGTCACGCTGTTACTGTTCTGAATGGCAACGTTCACGTGGAGGCTGTGAACAGCTGACCCACTGGTAaatccagccctgcctgtgtctctctttaGGAACAGCTGCCTTGTCAAGCCTGTTGATATTTAGACTGATTTTTGTCTCTCCACTTAAGCCTGCAGTGCACAGGGCAGTGCTCTGAAGCCCCCTGGGAGGTGAGACACTCTCCTCAGTTCCCTCTCACACCCTACACCTGCACGTATCCCTCGACCACAGGTCTCCTAAGCCCACAGCAGCCAAGCTCTCCATCCCTCTCAACCATTTCTCTTGGTCTCAGAACCTCCGTCATCTTGCCGACATCCTTCTGTCCAGCACCTTCTCCCAGAGGAAACAATCATTGTCAAATAACCTAATACATTTTCCCAGACTCTAACTCTGCATTTCTAGTCCAGGTGGCTTCCGAGCAGCCGTGCTTGTTGGCAGAGGCCCAGGAGGACCGAGCCCCTGCAGACAGCCCCCGGCCTTACCTCCATGGGCGGGTAGGGTGGCATCCCCAGCGTGGGGATCTCCACGGCGCTGTTTGCTGCCAGCGGAGCCGGCGCACTGTACACCTCCACCACGCCGCTGCCAGTGCTGGGCTGCCCCGGAGCCCCCAGGCTTGGGGGAGGAGGTGGCGGAGGCTGAGGAGGGGGTGGCGGCGGGGGAGGCGGAGGCGGTGGGGGCTGGGACAGGTAGCCAGCCCCAGCATGCATACTCAAGCTGTTCTAAAACCAAAATGggaagagagacagacagataaaatgttgaaaatgcagcagcaaTGAGTTGGAGGGGCTGGGCTGCTCCCTCACACACGTCCCCAATCCCAATTCAAAACAGCACAGCGACAGTGTCCTGACAACACAGCCCTGTCCAACCACCAGGCTGGACCACACTGTGCTGGCATGACCTGCCAGTTAGACatcatctcacagaatcacagaatgttagggattggaacggacctcaaaagatcatctagtccaatcccacCCATGAGATCTCCTCCAAAATCCAAGCACTCAAGCCCCACtgctttttttattgctttgtttttaaagtttttaatcCTTCTGTTTACAAAGAAGATTTTCACAGCATGGCAAGTGCATACAGCCTGGCCAGCCACGGAGAGAACCCAAAACAACCATCCCATGAGGAGAGGGATCCATGGGCCAAACTGACAAGGGCTGTGGAAGCCAACCTTTGTGTGGGGGTGCAACAAAAAGCTGGAGAGACCACGTGACAAAGATTTGGGCATCCAGCAACAAGGACACCAGGAGAGAGCAGGCCATGGAGCTGTCCTGTCATTTACCCATcgctccttccccagcctggctgTCACCTTGGGAGGTGCCCAGGATTCAGCACGGAAGCAGATCTGTCAGTCTGACTGACCGACAGGACTCTCCTTTGCAAGCACGGCCTCACGTGTGCCCCTTACCTGCACCGGGGGCTGCACCGTCGGCATGGGCTGGTCCAAGGATGTAAAAGCAGACATGGCAGACATCAGCACCTCATCGCTAACTAAGATGTTTCCCTGCACCAGGGTCTGGATCAAAGGTGATGGGGGGACGGTGATATACGTAGAAatttgctgaaaggaaaaaaggatgcATTGTTGACGAGCAACAGgacaaaacaataaacaaaaaatgatGGCACTGCTTGTCACTGAACCTCAGAGTCACAGTAATTATCTACAGCTTCCTGTTAAGTCCACGGTCGTTTCTAGCTGCAACAGTAAggcagctccagaaacactattcagaaaaggaggtaaaaaagATCACAGTGGTTTGGGAAAGTGGCCACTGGTTACAATTCAAATCAGGGGTTATTAAACAAGATCTGCAGGATAAACTGGTGGCAGACAAGTTCAGGCCTTTCCTGGGTGCTTCCCTCAGCTAGGGATGCTGGAGAACTGAAGgaggctgctctggctgcagaTGGTGAACATCAGGCTCATCTCTTCAGACTGGAGCCAGATTATAGGAGGGGAGGGAGACTGTCCCATTTTCTGGGTGGAAACAACCCACTTTTGTAGCCCTGGGCAGCACCATCCACTGGCACTACgttaatttcaaaaaaaacaGCTGGTTCAAAAGCACTTCGGAAACCACCATGACTGCAGGCATGGTACATCATGCACAAGGGACTTGCTCCTGAGAAGTCTGTTGGGAAGAAGAGCTACTCCAGAGAGGATATTTGTTTAACACTCATCACACCACATTACCTGAACTTATCTGCGGGAAGCTGAGAGGAGGGATGCAGGGGTGAGGCTGCAAGATGTTGCCTCCTCTCCTGCCCATGAGCCATATCACAGCCCAGGGCACAGCAAGGGCTGTTCTACCCCAAGCACCGCACAGCGAGCACCCAGGGACATGGCCGGCCTGCCAGGCCATGTCACCGAGGCTCTCCAGTACAACCAAAGCCTGGCTGTAACACAGACAGAATACAAACCCCTcctgttctgaaaaaaacagctaTCAGAGGATACCTCACTGCAAAGGACCCAGCAGATTTAACCATGAGATCCAAAGCCAATGAGACCGCAGCTGAGCCTCCCAGAAGAGAGGTCAGTCGTGAGGCATCACTGATCTAAAAGCAACGCCCAGAGTACCCCCCCTCACCAAACCATGGCAGCAGAGCGGCAGAGCCTCCGCCTGCAGCACGGTACCTGCCGGCTGGCGCTCGGAGCCTGCTGCACCGACGTGATGGACGGGGTGTACACGCTGTTGTTGGCCAGCGAGACCGTGGAGAGGGAAGGGGCGTTTCCCTGGCACTGCTCTCTCTTGTGGGTCATGAAGGCGGGCAACGAGTTGAACTGCTTCTTACACTTCCCACAGAGGAACACATCTTCATCATCTGCAATTAAGAGGACCAGCTCACTGCTCAAGGCTTTCTTCTGCATTCCCCAGTGCTATAACTCGTAACCAGAGCcataggaaaacaaacacctttTAGATCTTAGCATCTCCAGGACATCACTATTAGGAGAGATCAGCTGCACAGGCCAAACTGTCCCTACTCCCCAGTCCCGAACTCTCCCTAACGCCACCTGATGTGATTGAGCCCATCTCCCAAAATCCACCATCTCCCTGTGACAAACTGAATCTCATTGTCTGTTTTCTCACCCCAAAGACATGACCAACCAACCCAGCCTTGCTCTTGTAGCACCCTCTGCTTTTAGTCAAAACAGCTTCTTCCAAAGCACCTGCGTTACGCCGGCTGAGGCAGATTTTATTACTCGGGTTGCACAAAGGAAGAGAAGTAACTTGAATCAGGGCACAGCTTTGTGTCAGACTGCTGGTCTTTGGCACTTGTGCTTGACATTGGAAGCAGGAAGAAGACAACCCAGTTACCACGTCCTAGATGAAATCTGCAGCATTAGCAAACTGCACAAGCACACACCATTCTGCACTTCATAAGGCTCTACCTCCTGTCTGACTCACAGCTTCAGCAGAACATTTTTGGGGACACAGACTCCAGGGGATAACTTGGTACCCACCAGCGAGTCCTGGTCGAACACTGTGACTTTTCACATGCACATGAACAATCAGCTCCCATATTCATTCACACAGGTGAGATACTTAGTGACTGGGGTAGTTGTACATGCCCAGAGGATAAGGGATTACATAAAAAATGTGAACAGTAACAAGCACTAGTGGCAAGGagagcagctgctccctcctTTCATGCCTTTATTAGAAAAGTGTGGTCAAGTCTATTATCATGATTATCTCCAAAAGCATCTCTGCTCACTTGGGCGCTTGCCCTCTTCCTCCTGCGCTGCCAGCTGCTCTGACAGTCACGAGTGCCTGCTGTAGGAAGAAACCTGTGGCTCCTgtccctcttctctctctcctggtGCCACCAGGACTCACCCATCGACTGGATGGCGGTGGATGAGCTGACATTTTGAGCAGATGGATCTGCTACACCTCCTTGACCATCCAGTAAGGACTGCACAGCCAGCACCGTCTGATTGTCCATTCCTGAAAGGAGACACAAGCACGGATGGTAAATTGAGCATGGCCCAAACATGGAGCGCTCACAAGTCACGGGGGAAGCCGctcaccagctgctgctgtcttctCCCACAGAACCACTCTCGCCTTCTCATTGCCCTCTGCTCCACAGCATTAACTGCCACCTAAAGCAACACTCCCACCTGCCTCTGCACGCTCCTTTGATATATGGGGGGAAGAACAGCAAGGAAAGCCCAAAGAGAGCCTGGGTTCAGGCatttgctgcagagcagaaggatgCTTACAAATGGAGGGATGAAAAGAGCTACGAAGTAGATATTTGGGATGTCACGGACCAGCTGGGGTAGCATCCTGTGTGGAATTGCCTGGGGACAGTGTGACACAGGACAGACACCACTGATCTTGCTGATGACAAAATCCTTGGTGTGCAGCAACTCTCTCTCAGCAGCAGTGTTAGAAATGCCTTCCCGTTTTCAAGACCAGCATTCCCAGATCTGATCAGACACAGGGATACGAACTACAGCAGGATTTAAAAACAGCTTTAAGAAGGAAATACTAAACGTGGGTTCCTGGGAGATGCTTTGGGAGGGAAACCTGCTCAGCCACCAGTTGCCACCCCACTATTGGGACATGCAGGAGAGCAGGACCATggctcccccagctcctgggactGCTCCTCCATGGGCTCCCCTCAAGCAAGAGCTGCTGGTCGCTCACTCTCGTTTCCATTTCCCTCAGGACTCCACGAGAGCACACACATCCAGCCAGATCTGCTGTCAGAATCAGCCCACTTGCTTtggcacaaatattttttgctacAGCTAAAATGTCCTAAAATATTCCAGACAAATACAGGAGATGAGGATTGCGCATCTAGGGAGACAACCTGGCCAGCAGCACCTAACTGATGGATCAAGTCCGACACACTCTATTTAGAAATCAGATGTAAAGACACGTAGAACAACCtgattatggaaaaaaaaaccaatagtGAAAAGCGATGGTTTTTATGCACCACTCCTCCCTACCATTCTTTTAAGACAAGGAAcccaagaataaaataaattgcatgCCAGGGTTGTATGTTCCACCCCAAGGGctaagggagaaaagaaaggcgGAGGTTCCCAGGttgcttttcacttttcttcaaGATCTTTGCAGAACAAAACTGTAATGCTCCAAACTCAGAATTATGTGccacagtaaaaagaaaaatctatcaGTCTGATCATTTCTGAGCAGTGAGGTGAGGACAGCTCCTGACCAGAGGTCGCTCAGCAAATGGCACCAGGAAGGGCAGCGAAACGCCGTAACAGGCGACAGCAAAAAGGAACCACAGCAGCAACCACTTCATCTTCCCATTGCACGTTCCTCTTGTCATTTTAAACTTGCTCCCAGACAACCGGGACCTTATGCTCCCAAGAGGGAGTACCCACATAATCCATGGCATTTTAAAGATACTCTAAATACTCACTTCTCCTACATCTCCAGTGTGAAGCAAGTAACACTATGATTCCTTGAGCACCCTTTTCATCATTTCACCAAGAAGAGGTTGCAAACACTGCACATGGCCCTGGCAGAGAGGCAAGCACcactctgcagctgctggggagcagagggcacGAGCAGCTACTGGAAAGCAGCGGATGATGCTGCTTCACACACTACCACAGAATTCCCCCCGTGCCTATGGGAACCCTTCCACATAAATCACAGCGAGGtgcagcaaagctgcaggtCCAGTTCTGCAAGCCCTGGCTCACACAGAGAGCCGCAGCCAGCCcgcagcacagccccactggCAGAACAGCGCTGGAGCGCTCCTGGGGGCATCTTCTCATGCCGATCGAAGCCCTGCTTTCAAATGGACCTCCTCTCCTACAAACAACCTCCTGGTCATCTGCAAAGGCAGCGCTGCAGGCTCTTGTTGGCACGGACAAACCAGAGAGTGAAACAGAGCAGCCATTCTGCAGCAGAAGTAAGCCAGCAggacacaaaagaaaaaggaggatcGAAAATTCAAGTTTCTTATATTATGGGGATAATTAAGAACAGCTTGCATCAAGAATGTCACTCTTGATGTGCCTGGCACCAGACAACTGGGTTTCCTTCTGGGATGTAGCCAGATCTTCCAAATAAAAAAGCCATACGATTGCTCTATCCTGCTCACAGGAAGAAGTTTCAGGAGAGTCCAGGACCTGAAGACAGGTGACAACAATGCAGCAGCATTGTCAGTGTTACATTCAGCCTTCTGCTGGAGAAAAGTGGCCCAGGACAACAGAAATACATTGCTTTTCATTCATTTGGCAATTTGCGCAAATGTCCATGGAGTCTCTGCAGTTTCACAAGATAAATGCACAACACCACGCTTAACACAGAGGGAAATCACCAAGTTCAAGGTTCAGTAAGCCATGAAGACAAGCAGGCAGTTATGTGGTTACACGGATGCCATTCACGGCCATCCACGGACTCCAGGAGAAAGCTTTGGATCGATCCTGCACTCATTTCTCTCAGTTTACAGAGGGAAACAAGACTGTCTGCTTCACCCAGGTGCTACCCTCATGCCCTGAATTTTATGCatcaagtcttttttttctgacaacaCAAGCATCGGGTGCTTTAGTGGCGGCTGAAGATGCATCTCTGCCCCATCGCACCTGCTAAGGCCACGGCTGCTCTCAGCACCGCACACAAATGCCAAGTCACCATCGACTTGTAATcaaatcaacaaaacaaaacaaacaagctcaACTACTAAAAGCTGCCAATTATTgtgggcttaaaaaaaaaagaaaaaaaaccacaacacacttttttttcttaatttgatgAAATGTTTCGCGCTCCTGAATTCTGCGATGAAACCCACACAATGAGGAGCTGATtgcaaagaggaaagaaggaacCTGATTATACACAGTGCTGTCAAATGCACCAAGTAACCTGacaaaacagagacagaaacatttcttctttgctcttctttctgctgctgtgatcACAGGTGCTGTTTGCAGAGCACAGGGTGATGATCCCAGTGCAAGGCCTTTCCGCTAGTGGTGTTCCCCcatgtaaaggaaaataagtgaGTAATCCAATTTaggaaataaatgctttgtGAAACAGATTTTCTCCAAATGGGCTGACCCTGAGCTCAGTGTCAGGCTGCCACAGCTTAGCACATCCAAGAGTCCCTCTCTGATGGCACCTGCCCGTAACACACAGTGTCCCAGCGCTAAATTGAGACGAACACAAGCACGACACGTTCACATGCACAGGGGACAGGTGAGCGTAGGGTCAGGGACCCCAGTACACAGGGCATGGTGGGGTCCCAGAGAGCTGGGCACAGGGACTGGGACTGATGGGAGGGCAAAGGGTACATGAGTGATGGGGGTGCCCTGGGGACTGGTGATCCCCTTCATTGGGCACAGAGACAGGGGTGATGGGAGTGCCACAGTATGCAGGGCACAGGGGCAGGGAGGCGATGGGGTGCCTGGgatggggggcacagggggaggGAGGTGATGGGGTGCCCAAGGTGGGGGGTACAGGGGCAAGGAGGCGATGGGGTGCCCAGGATGGGGGGTTCAGGGCAGGGAGGCGATGGGGTGCCCAGGATGGGGGGTTCAGGGCAGGGAGGCGACGGGGTGCCCAGGATGGGG is from Caloenas nicobarica isolate bCalNic1 chromosome 15, bCalNic1.hap1, whole genome shotgun sequence and encodes:
- the ZNF341 gene encoding zinc finger protein 341; the protein is MAQAIFEALEGMDNQTVLAVQSLLDGQGGVADPSAQNVSSSTAIQSMDDEDVFLCGKCKKQFNSLPAFMTHKREQCQGNAPSLSTVSLANNSVYTPSITSVQQAPSASRQQISTYITVPPSPLIQTLVQGNILVSDEVLMSAMSAFTSLDQPMPTVQPPVQNSLSMHAGAGYLSQPPPPPPPPPPPPPQPPPPPPPSLGAPGQPSTGSGVVEVYSAPAPLAANSAVEIPTLGMPPYPPMEVPSQCVESPVYPSPPVYSPGKQGFKPKSTSTSTPLTSAGGGGVVGFDSASAAKSRRCKNESGLQEGKPKSPKLKCTYCDKAFTKNFDLQQHIRSHTGEKPFQCIVCGRAFAQKSNVKKHMQTHKVWPPGLGCTISRNSITVQVMALNPNQPEDEENAGLTQPSTNPAEPPQDMSPLDESEAGKLEAKQVVLIDSSYQCQFCPSKFNTYFQLKSHMTQHKNEQVYKCVVKTCAQTFQKLESFLEHIKSHQEELSYRCHLCSKDFPSLYELGVHQYSHSLLPQHSPKKDVAVYKCVKCVNKYSTPEALEHHLQTATHNFPCPHCQKVFPCERYLRRHIPTHGGGSKFKCQICKKFFRREHYLKLHAHIHSGEKPFKCSVCDAAFNRKDKLKRHMLIHEPFKKYKCPFSSHTGCNKEFNRPDKLKAHILSHSGMKIHKCQYCNKSFSRRAHMIEHQRSHTGNYKYRCPTCSKGFTRHKYMKDHKCRMGSPKDKELQLRKPQKKRVARGRKAGLSLPSQLALAELKDGAAGESPPEGGPNKEPFQESDAVLSIVVGGSGAADSDLVVPGQPNSMAPNLALTELQAASDGPCTMLAVPVYIQTTE